One Pseudomonas sp. HOU2 genomic window carries:
- a CDS encoding cyclic peptide export ABC transporter — protein MSKPTRGVINELFALLKPFRLIVSVSILLGMVGGLSVTALLATINNVLHTEGALTSTMVAVFAGLCLLALTSSIFSDIGTNFVGQHIIARLRKELGEKVLSAPIEQIERYRSHRLIPVLTHDVDTISDFAFAFAPLAISLTVTLGCMGYLAMLSWPMFLMMAVAILIGTVIQYIARGRGMQGFLKARDYEDELQKHYHAVAEGAKELRIHRPRRHRMFVSGIEGTADKICDTQVRSVNIFVVAKTLGSMLFFVVIGLALGLQSLWPSADKAVMSGFVLVLLYMKGPLEHIIGTLPIVSRAQIAFRRIADLSEQFSSPEPHLLLSDQGHQKTPVHSLELTDVSYSFPTVEGAKPFRLGPVNLKIEQGDIIFIVGENGCGKTTLIKLLLGLYAPQQGEIRLNQQLVDAANRDDYRQLFTTIFADYYLFDDVVQGDTHIPEDANQYLERLEIAHKVSVRDGSFTTTDLSTGQRKRLALINAWLEERPVLVFDEWAADQDPTFRRIFYTELLPDLKLLGKTIIVISHDDRYFDVADQLVRMSAGKVVTELQPA, from the coding sequence ATGAGCAAACCAACACGCGGGGTGATCAATGAATTGTTCGCCCTGCTCAAACCCTTTCGACTGATCGTCAGCGTGTCGATCCTGCTTGGCATGGTCGGTGGCCTGAGCGTCACCGCGCTGCTGGCGACCATCAACAACGTGCTGCACACCGAGGGCGCACTGACCAGCACCATGGTCGCGGTGTTTGCCGGCCTGTGCCTGCTGGCGCTGACCAGCTCGATCTTTTCCGATATCGGCACCAATTTCGTCGGCCAGCACATCATCGCCAGATTGCGCAAAGAGCTCGGCGAAAAAGTCCTCTCGGCGCCGATCGAGCAGATCGAGCGCTATCGCAGCCATCGGCTGATTCCGGTGCTGACCCACGACGTCGACACCATCAGCGACTTCGCTTTCGCCTTTGCGCCGCTGGCGATTTCCCTGACCGTGACCCTCGGTTGCATGGGCTACCTGGCGATGTTGTCGTGGCCGATGTTCCTGATGATGGCGGTGGCGATCCTGATCGGCACGGTCATTCAATACATCGCGCGCGGGCGTGGCATGCAGGGTTTCCTCAAGGCCCGTGACTACGAAGACGAGTTGCAGAAGCACTACCACGCGGTCGCCGAGGGCGCCAAGGAACTGCGCATCCACCGCCCGCGCCGGCATCGCATGTTCGTTTCTGGCATCGAAGGTACGGCCGACAAGATCTGCGACACGCAGGTGCGTTCGGTGAACATTTTCGTGGTCGCCAAGACTTTGGGGTCGATGCTGTTCTTCGTGGTCATCGGTCTGGCGCTGGGCCTGCAATCGCTGTGGCCGAGCGCCGACAAAGCGGTGATGAGCGGCTTCGTGCTGGTGCTGCTGTACATGAAAGGGCCGCTGGAACACATCATCGGCACCCTGCCGATCGTCAGTCGTGCACAAATCGCGTTCCGCCGGATCGCCGATCTGTCCGAGCAATTCTCCTCGCCCGAGCCGCACTTGCTGCTCAGCGATCAGGGCCACCAAAAGACCCCGGTGCACAGCCTGGAACTGACCGATGTCTCGTACAGCTTCCCGACGGTAGAAGGCGCCAAGCCGTTCCGGCTGGGGCCGGTGAACCTGAAAATCGAACAGGGCGACATCATTTTCATCGTCGGCGAAAACGGCTGCGGCAAGACCACGCTGATCAAGTTGCTGCTGGGCCTGTACGCGCCACAGCAAGGCGAAATCCGCCTCAATCAGCAGCTCGTCGACGCCGCCAACCGCGACGATTACCGCCAGTTGTTCACCACGATCTTCGCCGACTATTACCTGTTCGACGACGTGGTCCAGGGCGACACCCATATCCCGGAAGACGCCAACCAATATCTGGAGCGCCTGGAAATTGCGCACAAGGTCAGCGTGCGTGACGGCTCGTTCACCACCACCGACCTGTCCACCGGCCAGCGCAAGCGTCTGGCCCTGATCAACGCCTGGCTGGAAGAGCGCCCGGTGCTGGTGTTCGACGAATGGGCCGCCGATCAGGATCCGACTTTCCGGCGGATTTTCTACACCGAGCTGCTGCCGGACCTGAAGCTTCTGGGCAAGACCATCATCGTCATTTCCCACGACGATCGTTACTTCGATGTCGCCGACCAACTGGTGCGCATGAGCGCCGGCAAAGTGGTCACTGAGCTGCAACCCGCCTGA
- a CDS encoding formylglycine-generating enzyme family protein — translation MNSEPRRFSLKALPALMLTALAAGLLPGAAQAATPPAPGKVFKDCKDCPEMVVLPTGTFTMGTPEDEVGREPDEGPLHPVTFAKPLAISRFQILRGEWDAYLKDSGYKMPDGDERPGRACKAGIPDYQGSDPRKQYTDKHPAVCMDFPEVEAYVAWLSKKTGQQYRLVSESLREYAARAGSTGPFPFPFDEGKEYSIAKHANTYGAADGYNFTAPAGSFPANAFGVYDMHGNIYEWTADCYNDNYVGAPSDGSAWLSGKCEVRRIRGNDWGEAPVFSRSGNRNATYTDTRGDWIGFRVARDL, via the coding sequence ATGAACAGTGAACCGCGTCGATTTTCCTTGAAGGCGCTGCCGGCGCTGATGCTCACCGCCCTCGCCGCCGGCCTGCTGCCGGGTGCCGCGCAGGCCGCCACCCCGCCTGCGCCGGGCAAGGTGTTCAAGGACTGCAAGGACTGCCCGGAAATGGTCGTGCTGCCCACCGGCACGTTCACCATGGGCACCCCGGAGGATGAGGTCGGCCGCGAGCCGGACGAAGGACCGCTGCACCCGGTGACGTTTGCCAAACCGCTGGCGATCAGCCGCTTCCAGATACTGCGCGGCGAGTGGGACGCCTACCTCAAGGACAGCGGCTACAAAATGCCCGACGGTGACGAACGCCCCGGTCGCGCGTGCAAGGCGGGCATCCCGGATTATCAGGGCAGCGACCCGCGCAAGCAGTACACCGACAAGCACCCGGCGGTGTGCATGGATTTCCCGGAGGTCGAAGCTTACGTGGCCTGGCTGTCGAAGAAGACCGGCCAGCAATACCGGCTGGTCAGCGAGTCGCTGCGTGAATACGCTGCCCGCGCCGGCAGCACCGGGCCGTTCCCCTTCCCGTTCGACGAAGGCAAGGAATACAGCATCGCCAAACACGCCAACACTTATGGCGCCGCCGATGGCTACAACTTCACCGCGCCGGCCGGCAGCTTCCCGGCCAACGCCTTCGGCGTCTACGACATGCACGGCAATATTTATGAGTGGACCGCCGATTGCTACAACGACAACTACGTTGGCGCGCCAAGCGATGGCAGTGCCTGGCTGAGCGGCAAGTGCGAAGTACGGCGCATCCGTGGCAACGATTGGGGCGAAGCGCCGGTGTTCTCGCGTTCGGGCAACCGCAACGCCACCTACACCGACACCCGTGGCGACTGGATCGGCTTCCGGGTCGCCCGTGATCTGTAA
- a CDS encoding aminotransferase class V-fold PLP-dependent enzyme, translated as MSNRREFLKQAGILAAALPLGASLPNVAGAANAAPVTGNKWTRLQQLFDQDPAYLHFSNFLITSHPKPVRDAIERHRAALDKNPGLAMDWDLGVIEQREENVRVWAGRYLQVDAKQIALTGSTTEGLTTIYGGVHVRPDQEILTTEHEHYATHTILALRSERDGTRVRKIRLFKDSYSASKAEILAAIDGAIRPETRVLGMCWVHSGSGMKLPIGEIGAIVDKHNRGRSDADRIVYVVDGVHGFGVDNLNFAQMNCDFFIAGTHKWMFGPRGTGIVCSRFAEVRYVTPIIPTFSEATAFSTTMTPGGYHSFEHRWALDEAFKLHLELGKAEVEARIHALNSYLKQRLQQRPQIELVTPLSPELSAGFTFFRVKGKDSDKIAAHLMANRVVADAVHRDVGPVIRTAPGLLNDEEQIDRLLAVLDQAL; from the coding sequence ATGAGCAATCGTCGTGAGTTCTTGAAGCAGGCGGGGATTCTCGCGGCGGCGCTGCCACTGGGCGCGAGCCTGCCGAACGTCGCCGGTGCCGCGAACGCCGCGCCCGTGACCGGCAACAAGTGGACGCGGTTGCAGCAGTTGTTCGATCAGGATCCGGCGTATCTGCACTTCTCCAATTTCCTGATCACCTCACACCCGAAACCGGTGCGCGACGCAATTGAGCGGCACCGCGCCGCCCTCGACAAAAATCCCGGACTGGCTATGGATTGGGACCTCGGCGTGATCGAACAACGCGAAGAGAACGTGCGCGTCTGGGCCGGGCGCTATCTGCAAGTCGATGCCAAGCAGATCGCCCTGACCGGCAGCACCACCGAAGGTCTGACGACGATCTACGGCGGCGTACACGTGCGCCCCGATCAGGAAATCCTCACCACCGAGCACGAGCACTACGCGACCCACACCATCCTCGCCCTGCGTAGCGAACGCGACGGCACCCGGGTGCGCAAGATTCGCTTGTTCAAGGATTCGTACAGCGCCAGCAAAGCAGAAATCCTTGCTGCCATCGACGGCGCCATCCGCCCCGAAACCCGGGTGCTGGGCATGTGCTGGGTGCATTCGGGCAGCGGCATGAAACTGCCCATTGGTGAGATCGGCGCCATCGTCGACAAGCACAACCGCGGTCGCAGCGACGCCGACCGCATCGTTTACGTGGTCGATGGGGTACATGGCTTCGGCGTGGACAACCTGAACTTCGCACAAATGAACTGCGACTTCTTCATCGCCGGCACCCACAAGTGGATGTTCGGTCCGCGTGGCACCGGCATCGTCTGCAGTCGCTTCGCCGAGGTCAGGTACGTCACCCCGATCATTCCGACGTTCTCCGAAGCCACGGCGTTTTCCACCACCATGACACCCGGCGGCTATCACTCGTTCGAGCACCGCTGGGCGCTGGACGAAGCGTTCAAATTGCATCTTGAGCTGGGCAAGGCCGAGGTCGAGGCGCGCATTCACGCGCTCAACAGTTACCTGAAACAACGCCTGCAGCAACGTCCGCAGATCGAACTGGTGACGCCACTGAGCCCTGAGCTGTCCGCCGGTTTCACCTTCTTCCGGGTCAAGGGCAAGGACAGCGACAAGATCGCCGCGCACCTGATGGCCAACCGCGTGGTGGCCGATGCCGTGCACCGTGACGTCGGCCCGGTGATCCGCACCGCACCGGGGCTGCTCAACGACGAAGAGCAAATCGACCGCTTGCTGGCCGTGCTCGACCAGGCCCTGTGA
- the pvdM gene encoding pyoverdine-tailoring dipeptidase-like protein PvdM, whose amino-acid sequence MTKPRSKKALFIGLPLALAISAGAGFAVWHHWFKDDLGYPAKVMKQADELHERMLSFDSHVSLTQNFGTDGHEADKDGDGQFDLAKANRGRLSGAALTIFGWPEMWNGPNAPHKPTPGFVDEARNQQEIRFKIISGMVRDYPNQVAIAYTPDDFRRLHGEGKFAIFISMLNAYPLGHDLNLLDLWTARGMRMFGFSYIGNNDWADSSRPLPFLNDSPDALDGLSDLGKQAVKRLNDLGVIIDVSQMSTKALEQVAQLSRTPLVASHSAPRAMVDIPRNLSDKEMQLIKNSGGVVQIVAFSQYLRPLTQHTQDKLNAMRKDFDLPPLPNLAMALMPGDPIIAAWSEQKFGQYASRLYGILEEEPKASLKDLGDAIDYAVRKIGIDHVGISSDFNEGGGVKGFENVGEIRNVTAELISRGYSEADIAKLWGGNFLRVWDQVEKAAKPALATAPGTAKP is encoded by the coding sequence ATGACAAAACCACGTTCGAAAAAGGCTCTATTCATCGGCCTGCCGTTGGCTCTGGCGATCAGCGCCGGCGCAGGCTTTGCCGTGTGGCATCACTGGTTCAAGGACGACCTCGGCTACCCGGCCAAAGTCATGAAGCAGGCCGATGAGCTACACGAACGCATGCTCTCTTTCGACAGCCATGTCAGCCTGACGCAAAACTTCGGCACTGACGGCCACGAGGCCGACAAAGACGGCGACGGCCAGTTCGACCTCGCCAAGGCCAACCGTGGACGCCTGTCCGGAGCCGCCCTGACCATCTTCGGCTGGCCGGAAATGTGGAACGGCCCGAACGCCCCGCACAAGCCGACCCCCGGCTTCGTCGACGAGGCGCGCAACCAGCAGGAAATCCGTTTCAAGATCATCTCCGGGATGGTTCGCGACTACCCCAATCAGGTCGCCATCGCCTACACCCCGGACGATTTCCGGCGTTTGCACGGCGAAGGCAAATTCGCGATTTTCATCAGCATGCTCAACGCCTATCCACTGGGCCACGACCTCAACCTGCTGGACCTGTGGACCGCGCGCGGCATGCGCATGTTCGGTTTCAGCTACATCGGCAACAACGACTGGGCGGATTCGTCGCGGCCGCTGCCATTCCTCAATGATTCGCCGGACGCCCTCGACGGCCTCTCGGATCTGGGCAAGCAAGCGGTCAAGCGCCTCAACGATCTGGGCGTGATCATCGACGTCTCGCAAATGTCGACCAAGGCCCTCGAACAAGTTGCGCAGCTCAGCCGCACGCCGCTGGTGGCCTCGCACTCGGCACCGCGCGCAATGGTCGACATTCCGCGCAACCTCAGCGACAAGGAAATGCAGCTGATCAAAAACAGCGGCGGCGTGGTGCAGATCGTCGCGTTCTCGCAGTACCTGCGTCCGCTCACCCAGCACACCCAGGACAAACTCAACGCGATGCGCAAGGACTTCGACCTGCCGCCGCTGCCGAACCTGGCGATGGCGTTGATGCCGGGCGACCCGATCATTGCGGCGTGGTCCGAGCAGAAGTTCGGCCAGTACGCCAGCCGCCTCTACGGCATCCTCGAAGAAGAACCGAAAGCCAGCCTCAAGGATCTGGGCGATGCCATCGATTACGCGGTGCGCAAGATCGGCATCGACCATGTCGGCATCAGTTCCGACTTCAACGAAGGTGGCGGCGTCAAAGGCTTCGAGAACGTCGGCGAAATCCGCAACGTCACCGCCGAGCTGATCTCACGCGGTTATTCCGAAGCGGACATCGCCAAGCTCTGGGGCGGCAACTTCCTGCGGGTCTGGGATCAGGTCGAGAAAGCCGCGAAACCGGCACTGGCCACTGCGCCGGGAACTGCCAAGCCATGA
- a CDS encoding PvdJ/PvdD/PvdP-like protein yields the protein MKISRRWFMAGLALTGAAVPAAYFGHREWTKPDPTITPGEASFDVADRAGQRLANALRGVWDIRFEGADAGLDGLPPKGLQVFLDIGQKGRGVCGFLDTPERLRSAETPRYRILGDLAKADAAKLSWRLIGADGQISYELEMILDEVWADFGNAGSGTLSGRALRLDRALALPAQDNRFVAVKRLFPEARERTPLNPTLLAWLISPEHRLFHQLWHATRDKWHKLPEDKREALRGIGWQPGPRDKERDARGPRKDRNGSGVDFFFMHRHMLGTARSMQDLPSWAFFPLPQPELIRDRVGFARYFDNHDGAALPPTWTAAGDDEFSQWVSDIKTAETYESNFQVWESQYRDPAYLARLTLGQFGSEVELGLHDWLHMRWASVPRDPSNGQPVPFARDPADFAARWYNAENDFLGDPFSSHVNPTFWHFHGWIDDRIEDWFRAHERFHPGEVTRLQVNGVPWFAPGRWVEVDDPWLGPITHGCSTTPGLQMGKTVEMDPETMKLALRITFITDEEKLAGLFRRVPQRPWYARNLKPKTSPA from the coding sequence ATGAAGATTTCTCGACGATGGTTCATGGCGGGCCTGGCGCTGACCGGCGCTGCCGTGCCTGCGGCGTATTTCGGGCATCGTGAATGGACGAAGCCGGACCCGACGATCACTCCGGGCGAAGCGTCTTTCGACGTCGCCGACAGGGCCGGGCAGCGCCTGGCGAATGCGTTGCGCGGGGTGTGGGATATCCGTTTCGAAGGTGCCGATGCCGGCCTCGATGGCTTGCCGCCCAAGGGCCTGCAAGTGTTTCTCGACATCGGCCAGAAGGGGCGCGGCGTGTGCGGTTTTCTCGACACGCCTGAGCGCCTGCGTTCCGCTGAAACCCCGCGTTACCGAATTCTGGGCGACCTCGCGAAAGCCGATGCGGCAAAGCTGAGCTGGCGCCTGATTGGTGCCGACGGCCAGATCAGCTATGAGCTGGAGATGATCCTCGATGAGGTCTGGGCCGACTTCGGCAATGCCGGCAGTGGCACCCTCAGCGGCAGGGCCTTGCGCCTGGATCGAGCGCTGGCCTTGCCGGCGCAGGACAACCGCTTCGTCGCCGTCAAACGGCTGTTTCCCGAAGCGCGCGAGCGCACGCCGCTCAACCCGACGTTGCTGGCGTGGTTGATCTCTCCCGAGCATCGCCTGTTTCACCAGTTGTGGCATGCGACCCGGGACAAGTGGCACAAACTGCCCGAGGACAAACGCGAAGCCTTGCGCGGCATTGGCTGGCAGCCCGGCCCGCGCGACAAGGAGCGCGATGCCCGTGGCCCGCGCAAGGATCGCAATGGCTCGGGCGTGGACTTTTTCTTCATGCACCGGCACATGCTCGGGACGGCGCGCTCGATGCAGGATCTGCCGTCGTGGGCGTTTTTCCCGCTGCCGCAGCCGGAGCTGATCCGCGACCGCGTCGGCTTCGCCCGCTATTTCGACAACCACGACGGCGCGGCCTTGCCGCCCACCTGGACGGCGGCGGGCGATGACGAGTTCAGCCAGTGGGTCAGCGACATCAAGACGGCCGAGACCTACGAAAGCAACTTCCAGGTCTGGGAGTCGCAGTACCGCGATCCGGCGTATCTGGCCCGGCTCACCCTCGGCCAGTTCGGCTCCGAAGTCGAGCTGGGTCTGCATGACTGGCTGCACATGCGCTGGGCCTCCGTGCCGCGCGATCCGTCCAACGGTCAGCCGGTGCCGTTTGCCCGCGATCCGGCGGACTTCGCCGCACGTTGGTACAACGCCGAGAACGACTTCCTCGGCGATCCGTTTTCTTCCCACGTCAACCCGACGTTCTGGCATTTCCATGGCTGGATCGACGATCGCATCGAGGACTGGTTCCGCGCCCACGAGCGTTTCCATCCGGGCGAAGTCACGCGGCTGCAGGTCAATGGCGTGCCATGGTTTGCTCCGGGGCGCTGGGTGGAAGTCGACGACCCGTGGCTCGGGCCGATTACCCATGGTTGCAGCACCACGCCGGGATTGCAGATGGGCAAGACGGTGGAGATGGATCCGGAAACCATGAAGCTGGCGCTGCGCATCACCTTCATCACCGACGAGGAAAAACTCGCCGGCCTGTTCCGCCGCGTGCCGCAACGGCCATGGTATGCGCGCAATCTGAAGCCTAAAACCAGCCCGGCTTGA
- a CDS encoding transposase — translation MTILTSQTVVGIDIAKAEIVVYRADLETIEAVKNDRAALKRWLKTLPAQSAIAVEATNIYHLETVDLAHAMGHQVYVVDAYRVSHYRRGVGQRAKNDPCDARVLARYLTNEQSKLRLWNPPPKAYTVLKSLLHRRATLIQNHKGLMLSWADEPLLKKERTAQQKAFERSDKVIQNLLRKVSKEAGIDDNIGRCKAIEGVGELTATGLATTYMRGDFANSDAFIAFLGMDLTVDDSGKKNGPRFLSKKGDPEIRRLAYNAAMAACRSTKWKPFYESYLARGFSKTQALVALARKLCRVAFALMKNQGEYRSV, via the coding sequence ATGACAATCCTTACTTCGCAGACGGTTGTTGGTATCGATATCGCCAAGGCCGAAATCGTTGTCTATCGCGCCGACCTGGAAACCATTGAAGCGGTCAAGAATGATCGTGCCGCCCTCAAACGTTGGCTCAAAACTCTGCCCGCGCAAAGCGCTATCGCTGTCGAAGCCACCAATATCTACCATTTGGAGACTGTTGATCTGGCTCATGCGATGGGACATCAGGTCTATGTGGTGGATGCTTATCGAGTCAGCCACTATCGTCGCGGTGTCGGTCAGCGAGCCAAAAATGATCCATGCGATGCACGCGTGCTCGCACGCTATCTGACGAATGAACAAAGCAAACTGCGGCTTTGGAACCCGCCTCCTAAAGCCTACACCGTACTGAAAAGCTTGCTGCACAGACGCGCGACGCTGATTCAGAACCATAAGGGTCTGATGTTGAGCTGGGCCGATGAACCCTTGCTGAAGAAAGAACGTACGGCTCAGCAAAAGGCATTCGAGCGATCCGACAAGGTCATTCAAAACCTGCTGCGCAAAGTCAGCAAAGAGGCCGGTATTGATGACAATATTGGCCGCTGCAAAGCAATCGAGGGCGTGGGAGAGCTGACTGCGACTGGGTTGGCAACGACCTATATGCGCGGTGACTTTGCCAACAGCGACGCGTTCATCGCGTTTTTGGGTATGGATCTGACGGTGGACGATTCGGGGAAAAAGAACGGCCCGAGGTTCCTGAGCAAAAAAGGAGATCCGGAGATCCGTCGATTAGCCTACAACGCCGCAATGGCGGCGTGTCGCTCAACCAAGTGGAAGCCTTTTTACGAGTCTTACCTGGCCAGAGGCTTCTCGAAAACACAGGCATTGGTAGCTCTTGCTCGCAAGCTCTGCCGAGTGGCATTCGCCCTGATGAAGAATCAGGGCGAATACCGATCAGTTTGA
- a CDS encoding efflux transporter outer membrane subunit has product MKPRLSLLTVCLILSACGSPVQRPDSGVQPPAAWQSPHGASVARNNPQWWTQFGSPELDRLIEQARVGSFDLAAAVARVRQAQAGTVIAGGSQLPEVKAGLNANRQKLLRGNGYSQLDANSSNKAVDYFDTNLSATYEIDFWGGKRASRDSAQFALQASEFDRATVELTLLSGVASTYAQTLSLREQSRIAELNLANAQSVLKLVQTRFDSGSATALELAQQKSLVAAQQWQLPRVQQQAQEALISLAALLGRPVQQLSATESFDHLQWPDIAAGVPSELLTHRPDIARAEAQLAAAEADVKVARAAMLPALTLTAQLGSGANQFDDLIRSPFYNLTAGLVAPIFNNGRLGAERDKASARQQELLETYRGAIINGFADVEKALNSIRRLDEQRLWQDEELNQAQTAFDIAQSRYQAGAEDLLTVLETQRTLYAAQDQHAQLRLSRVQASIALYKALGGGWQTL; this is encoded by the coding sequence ATGAAACCGCGCCTCAGCCTGTTGACCGTGTGCCTGATCCTCAGCGCCTGCGGCAGTCCCGTTCAACGCCCGGACAGTGGCGTGCAGCCGCCAGCTGCCTGGCAGTCGCCCCATGGCGCCAGCGTTGCCCGCAACAACCCGCAGTGGTGGACGCAATTTGGCAGCCCGGAACTGGATCGCCTGATCGAACAGGCTCGCGTCGGCAGTTTCGACCTCGCGGCCGCCGTCGCTCGAGTGCGTCAGGCGCAGGCGGGCACCGTCATCGCTGGCGGCTCTCAGTTGCCGGAGGTCAAGGCCGGTCTGAATGCCAATCGGCAGAAACTGCTGCGCGGCAATGGCTACAGCCAACTCGATGCCAACAGCAGCAACAAGGCTGTGGACTATTTCGATACCAACCTGAGCGCCACTTACGAAATCGATTTCTGGGGCGGCAAACGCGCCTCGCGCGACAGTGCCCAGTTCGCCTTGCAGGCCAGCGAATTCGACCGGGCGACGGTCGAGCTGACATTGCTCAGCGGCGTTGCCAGCACGTACGCGCAAACCTTGTCGCTGCGCGAGCAGAGCCGCATCGCCGAACTCAATCTGGCCAACGCACAAAGCGTGCTGAAACTGGTGCAGACGCGGTTTGATTCAGGCTCAGCCACCGCGCTGGAGCTGGCACAACAGAAGAGCCTGGTCGCCGCCCAGCAATGGCAATTGCCGCGCGTGCAACAGCAAGCTCAGGAAGCGTTGATCAGCCTCGCCGCCCTGCTCGGCCGACCGGTGCAGCAACTGTCGGCAACAGAGTCCTTCGATCACCTGCAGTGGCCAGACATCGCCGCCGGCGTGCCCAGCGAGTTGCTCACGCATCGTCCGGACATCGCCCGCGCCGAAGCCCAACTGGCCGCCGCCGAAGCTGACGTCAAAGTCGCTCGCGCGGCCATGTTGCCGGCACTCACCCTGACCGCCCAACTCGGCTCGGGCGCCAATCAGTTCGACGATTTGATTCGCAGCCCTTTCTACAACCTGACCGCCGGGCTGGTCGCACCGATTTTCAATAACGGTCGCCTCGGCGCTGAACGCGACAAGGCCTCGGCGCGCCAGCAAGAGCTGCTGGAAACTTACCGTGGGGCGATCATCAACGGTTTCGCTGATGTGGAAAAAGCGCTCAATAGCATTCGTCGCCTGGATGAACAGCGGTTGTGGCAGGACGAAGAACTGAATCAGGCGCAGACCGCATTCGACATCGCCCAGAGCCGCTACCAGGCAGGCGCCGAAGACTTGCTGACGGTGCTGGAAACCCAGCGCACGCTGTACGCGGCCCAGGATCAGCATGCACAACTGCGGCTGTCACGAGTGCAGGCCAGCATTGCGCTGTACAAGGCACTTGGCGGCGGGTGGCAGACTTTGTAA